ATATCATCAAGAAATATCGTTCCTCCGTCTGCGAGCTCAAAACGTCCACGCTTCATTTTTATTGCACCGGTAAAAGCTCCTTTTTCATGCCCGTATAATTCACTTTCAAGGATTTCTTTATTTAACGCAGCACAACTCACTTTAATAAATGGTCCGTCCTTCCGGTAACTATTGTAGTGTATGGCTCCCGCAATGACTTCTTTTCCCGTACCACTTTCTCCCTGAATAAGCGTTGTAGTATCGCGATTAGACACGGTGTTGATAATTTCAAATACTCTTTTCATGGCACTGCTCTTTCCAATTAAATTATCATATCCATACTGACTAATAACTCTCTGTTTCAGATAAACATTTTCAACAACCATTTTTTTATGCTTCAGAGCCCTTTCAAGTTTTATCATTAATTCATCAAGGGAAAAGGGTTTCGTGACATAATCATATGCCCCTTCTTTCATGGCAAGAACAGCATTGTTAATCGTGCCATACGCTGTCATGACAATGACAATTGTTTCCGGATATAATTTCTTTATCTCCTTCAAAAAGGTAATGCCATCCATCCTGGGAAGTCGCACATCAGTGATTACCACGGCATAGTTTTCAGTCTTCAAGGCCTCCATGCCTTCTTTTGCATTTGCAAGGGAAGTGACGATATATCTATTTTTTGTTAATTTGTCTTCGAGAGAGATACGCATCAGTTTCTCGTCGTCAACAATAAGTATTTTGTTTTGCATCAAAAAAGACCTTCATCGTAAATTAAAAAAGAAATAAAAAAGACGTAGCTATCTTATGGCACGACTCCGGTGGTCATTTTTTATTGAGCGGTTCTTTTTGATGGAATACATATTTTCAAGCAGGTGCCTTTCCCTGGACTACTTTTTATGTGAATTTCCCCCTGATGATCAGCGATAATCCTCTTTGAAATGGCCAGCCCCATTCCAAGTCCCTTTTCATCAGCGATATTTTTTGTGGTAAAAAATGGTTCAAATATTTTTTCCATGATTTCTTCACTGATACCACACCCGGTGTCCATAATTGAAACCGAAATGCATTCTCTATGTTTTACACAGGTATCAGTCTTTATGGTAATTGTCCCCCCATTTGGCATACTCTCCACCGCATTCAACATTACATTGATAAATACCTGGGAGATCAGATCGGGATCAATAAAAACAGAGGGGAGCGATGTGTTGAGATCTTTCTGAATACATAGTTCATGATAATCCATTCTATGTTCAATAAATTCAAGCGAGCTATTTATGACAGTATTTATGTCATTCTCTGACAAGTAAAACGAATATGGTCTGGAAAAGGCTAAAAGGCGTTTAACGATCATTTCTACACGCTTGAGTCCTTCAAACATAAGAGTCGCATATTTTTTTGTTTGTGAAATATTTTCCGGCTCATTTTCAAGCATACCAGCAAAATTCTGCAGGCCTGCCAGAGGATTATTAATTTCATGCGCTACTTCGGCGGCAAGCTCTCCTACAGCCGCAAAACGTTCTGATCTCAATAACTGAGCGGTACGTTCTTCCACCTTATGTTCTAAATCTGAATATGATTCTTTAAGCTTTGCCGCCATATCATTGAATTCCCTGGCAAGAAGACCCACTTCGGTGCGTGAATCAACTGAAATGCGATGATCGAGATTCCCTGAAGCAATAGCCTTCACTCCCTGTACCAGCCGTAATATAGGTTGTGTAATCCGATTTGTTAATAACACTATAATACTTATTATAATGGCGATAGAAATACCTGTGAACATGATAAGCCTGGTTCTCAGTTTTTTGATCGGGGCAAATGCCTCTCTTACATCCTGCTTTGCCACAAGTCCCCAATTAAGAATGGGAATATGGCGATAAGCAGAAAACACAGGGACGTTTCTATAATCAAAACATTCCAGAAAACCTTCTTCTCCTCTTGAGCTTAAAATACAGGTTATGTCCTGGACAGAAGAGACAGAAGTTGCAAAATTTAGGATTTGGCTTTGCATATGGCGAAGGCTATTTAAATACCTGATAGTATCTTCTTCTCTCTTAACCAACAATGTTTCACCGGTATTTCCCATGCCCTGCCAATTTTGAATCAATGGTTCGATACTGTTTTTCATGCTGATATCTAATAATAATAAACCTATAACAATATCTGATTTTTCCAGTGTAACAGGATCTGTCATGTAAATTGGACTAAAACAGGTGACATAGTTTTCACCAAACAATTCGGAAGAATACATATTCTTTCCAGAAATTTTTTCATTGTTAAGGATATCCATATAATTGCTTAAGATGTCTACCACTCCACCCACAATATGAGTATTTGTAGATAATACAATCTCTCCGTTTAAGCTGTCTATAATAGAGATAACGTCATAATATTTATAAATTTCCTTTAGACTATAAAGATTATTCTCCAGTCTTTTATAAATAAACTGTCCGACTTCATAATTTTTCATTAAATCAATAGTTCTAAATCTTTTCCTTTTCTCCAAAACAGCTGTAGCATCTGCCGCAAGCAAATTGTAGTTTGCAATTACCGAAGTATCTATTAATCTTTCCTGAAGCCAATTGTTTATCTCCTCTTTTTTCAAATCAGCAATTGAAGTAAGCTTTCCCAGCACCTGCCGTTTAATTGTATTCTTATTTATATAGTACTCCATAGTGCATACGAACAATAATGGAATAATGGTTAACAGGCAAATATAGCAAATGAGTTCTGCTTTAATGCTTTTGAAACAATATTTTAAAAATTCCATAACTCTTACTCTTTTAATTACAGAAGTGGAAAGGGTATCGGAGTACACATCCTCTGGCCTTCCAAAGAGAAAAAAGGTAATTATCTCTATTCCGACAAGCTTTCATCTGATATCCCTTCTCTCAATTCTAAAAAACAATAAACGAAACAGAAAGAAAACTTTTTTACGCACCGAAAGACACAGCGTAATACGTTACCTACTCAGATATTTTGTATAGATCCAGTGTCAGTCTTTCAAGCAAAATCATCAAATATATTTGGAAAAATACTCTGTACAAAACAAAGGCCAAGGAAATGGGTCTTGAATTGGAGAAGTAGTCTGTGGTACCATGACGACTAAATTTGCGTGTACAGCGTAAAAAAGTTTTCAGGAACAATAATAAAAACAATACTGTTGTTGCTCTTATTCAGAGATACAATACAACAGGCCACTCAGTAAATTTTTTTAAAATCAAGATATTTTACAGGTATCGTTATTAAAAACAGGTTGAGAATGCCGATAGTACCCGTTAGTAAGAAGCTTCAGAAATTCATATCTTACTTATTTCTTAATCGCGCCATATCTGCTGAAAAAGGTGCTTATTCTACATTGATCAAGGAGTCATAAACATGAAAAAAAGAACAGTTTTCCTCTTCACAACAGTCATCATGGTTCTTTCCACATTCTGGAAAGGATATCCAATAGAAGCCAGGGAGTTGCAACACGATACAACCGCTGCTAAACAATTGGAGTTTATCAGGAGAAATCTAACCGGCCTTCAGGAAATGAAGTTTTCAGATGCCAGGCAATACTTTGAAGTATCCTTGAAAGATTTAACAGAATTGGAGAAGAACTATGCCGGCACACATGAGGCGCTAGAAGCAACTTTTTACAAGGGAACGGTATACATTCAATTCAAAAGTTATGACAAGGCTGTGCATCAATTAGATACGGTGTTAAAGCAGGAAGGGCTTAATGAAAATTTTAAGGCACGCGCCCTATATTTCAAAACACAGGCGCTTATCGGAAAAGGAGATCTTGAAGCGGCGAAAAAAACGGTTGTCGAATTGCGGAAAATTGAACCAAGAGCTGCCAATGCCTTTAAAGATCAACTGAACAATATTGCACGGGTGGGAATGGAAGCTCCGACATTTAAGGAAGCAGATATTACCGGAAAACTGATAGACTTGGCAGAGTACAAAGGCAATATTACCATTATTTATTTTTGGGCAACATGGTGCGACCCTTGTATCCAGGAATTTCCAAAAGTAAAAAAAATATACTATGATTTC
The sequence above is drawn from the Candidatus Brocadiaceae bacterium genome and encodes:
- a CDS encoding sigma-54 dependent transcriptional regulator; this encodes MQNKILIVDDEKLMRISLEDKLTKNRYIVTSLANAKEGMEALKTENYAVVITDVRLPRMDGITFLKEIKKLYPETIVIVMTAYGTINNAVLAMKEGAYDYVTKPFSLDELMIKLERALKHKKMVVENVYLKQRVISQYGYDNLIGKSSAMKRVFEIINTVSNRDTTTLIQGESGTGKEVIAGAIHYNSYRKDGPFIKVSCAALNKEILESELYGHEKGAFTGAIKMKRGRFELADGGTIFLDDIDDVPLDVQVKLLRVLQEREFERVGGEETIPVNVHVICATKKDLKQLILEGHFREDLYYRLNVITIHLPPLRERKEDIPLLSAHFINKYAKQQKVPVDSLSPETLALLMSYHWPGNVRELENVIEHAVSFCNSCTITSQNLPKNIIDSNKQPGLFSQDLSTLKSIDLQKFMNETERNLLLWAYQKANGNQVRMSKILHIPRSTLQNKLNKNQIVK
- a CDS encoding TlpA family protein disulfide reductase produces the protein MKKRTVFLFTTVIMVLSTFWKGYPIEARELQHDTTAAKQLEFIRRNLTGLQEMKFSDARQYFEVSLKDLTELEKNYAGTHEALEATFYKGTVYIQFKSYDKAVHQLDTVLKQEGLNENFKARALYFKTQALIGKGDLEAAKKTVVELRKIEPRAANAFKDQLNNIARVGMEAPTFKEADITGKLIDLAEYKGNITIIYFWATWCDPCIQEFPKVKKIYYDFKGKGIRFIGVSLDDDIRDVQGFVQHEGVEWPQIFDGKRWDGKLPSLYFVQAIPTLFVLDREGRIRYIGNDTKSISRIAATLLTESAEVPLFR
- a CDS encoding ATP-binding protein, which produces MEFLKYCFKSIKAELICYICLLTIIPLLFVCTMEYYINKNTIKRQVLGKLTSIADLKKEEINNWLQERLIDTSVIANYNLLAADATAVLEKRKRFRTIDLMKNYEVGQFIYKRLENNLYSLKEIYKYYDVISIIDSLNGEIVLSTNTHIVGGVVDILSNYMDILNNEKISGKNMYSSELFGENYVTCFSPIYMTDPVTLEKSDIVIGLLLLDISMKNSIEPLIQNWQGMGNTGETLLVKREEDTIRYLNSLRHMQSQILNFATSVSSVQDITCILSSRGEEGFLECFDYRNVPVFSAYRHIPILNWGLVAKQDVREAFAPIKKLRTRLIMFTGISIAIIISIIVLLTNRITQPILRLVQGVKAIASGNLDHRISVDSRTEVGLLAREFNDMAAKLKESYSDLEHKVEERTAQLLRSERFAAVGELAAEVAHEINNPLAGLQNFAGMLENEPENISQTKKYATLMFEGLKRVEMIVKRLLAFSRPYSFYLSENDINTVINSSLEFIEHRMDYHELCIQKDLNTSLPSVFIDPDLISQVFINVMLNAVESMPNGGTITIKTDTCVKHRECISVSIMDTGCGISEEIMEKIFEPFFTTKNIADEKGLGMGLAISKRIIADHQGEIHIKSSPGKGTCLKICIPSKRTAQ